A section of the Pseudomonas tritici genome encodes:
- a CDS encoding fatty acid cis/trans isomerase: MSFRLITSAVLALVACTAQADGPAPAISYTRDIQPIFTEKCVACHACYDSACQLNLGSAEGAVRGASKMPVYDGERSQAAPTTRLFIDASGKAAWQQKGFYSVLDAQGSQAALMARMLELGHNAALAPNAKLPEDIVLGLNRANMCAMPGEFNAYAGAHPKEGMPLAVTGLTEQQYQTLQRWLASGAPIDEQSLAPSASEASQVQQWENLFNKPGARESLVARWLFEHLYLAHIYFEHGEPGHFFQWVRSRTPSGQPIDLINTRRPNDDPGTQVYYRLWPVQGVIVHKTHITYPFSAAKMARIKALFYAGDWQVSALPGYGPARRANPFETFEAIPAKARYQFMLDNAEYFVRTFIRGPVCRGQIATDVIRDNFWTLFQDPDHDLYITDARYRGQATPLLAMPGQNDDVGSVLSLWRAYRDKRNEYEALRRDSYADLPPPSWSSLWAGNDDALLSIFRHFDSASVTKGLIGDVPQTMWLFDYPLLERTYYQLAVNFDVFGNVSHQAQTRLYFDLIRNGAEQNFLRLMPADTREDFLDDWYQNSGKIKLWLDYEAIDDDKPTGLHLNENDPKRDFANQLLTRYASLNASPDPFNRCVSAYCSRSGIDPVLQDAEQALSRLTSRPAAGLKVIDQLPEATMLRIQTASGKREIYSLLRNRAHSNVAFLLGEAYRYQPGLDTLTLYPGVLSSYPNFMFNIPAQEVPEFVAEMERAKDANRFEKIVDRWGVRRSHPLFWQYFHDLSQYLHEVAPVEEGVLDMNRYENL; encoded by the coding sequence ATGTCATTTCGCCTCATCACCAGCGCCGTCCTGGCACTGGTTGCCTGCACTGCGCAGGCCGACGGACCCGCCCCGGCGATTTCGTATACCCGCGACATTCAACCGATCTTCACCGAGAAGTGCGTGGCCTGCCATGCCTGCTACGACTCTGCCTGCCAGCTCAACCTGGGCAGTGCCGAAGGCGCGGTGCGCGGTGCGAGCAAAATGCCGGTATATGACGGCGAGCGCAGCCAGGCGGCGCCGACCACCCGCCTGTTTATAGATGCCTCTGGCAAGGCGGCCTGGCAACAGAAGGGCTTTTACTCGGTGCTGGACGCGCAGGGCAGCCAGGCTGCATTGATGGCGCGCATGCTCGAACTGGGGCACAACGCTGCACTGGCACCCAATGCCAAGTTGCCTGAAGACATCGTCCTGGGCCTGAACCGCGCGAATATGTGCGCAATGCCCGGCGAATTCAACGCCTACGCCGGCGCCCACCCCAAGGAAGGCATGCCACTGGCCGTCACCGGCCTGACCGAGCAGCAGTACCAGACGCTGCAACGCTGGCTCGCGTCCGGCGCACCTATTGATGAACAAAGCCTGGCGCCGAGTGCCAGCGAAGCCTCGCAGGTGCAGCAGTGGGAGAACCTGTTCAACAAGCCGGGCGCCCGCGAAAGCTTGGTGGCACGCTGGTTATTCGAGCATTTGTACCTGGCGCATATTTACTTCGAGCATGGCGAGCCGGGGCATTTCTTCCAGTGGGTGCGGTCGCGCACCCCGAGCGGGCAGCCGATTGATCTGATCAATACCCGTCGCCCCAACGATGACCCCGGTACCCAGGTGTATTACCGCCTGTGGCCAGTGCAGGGCGTGATCGTGCACAAAACCCACATCACTTACCCCTTCAGTGCTGCGAAAATGGCGCGCATCAAGGCGCTGTTCTACGCCGGCGACTGGCAGGTCAGCGCCTTGCCGGGCTACGGCCCAGCCCGTCGCGCCAATCCATTCGAAACCTTCGAGGCCATCCCCGCCAAGGCGCGTTACCAGTTCATGCTGGATAACGCCGAATACTTCGTGCGCACGTTCATTCGTGGGCCGGTGTGCCGTGGGCAGATTGCCACGGATGTGATTCGCGATAACTTCTGGACCCTGTTCCAGGACCCGGACCACGACCTCTACATCACCGATGCGCGCTATCGCGGCCAGGCCACGCCATTACTGGCCATGCCGGGACAGAATGACGATGTGGGCAGCGTGCTCAGCCTGTGGCGGGCCTACCGCGACAAACGCAATGAATACGAGGCCCTGCGCCGTGACAGCTATGCTGACCTGCCGCCGCCAAGCTGGTCGAGCCTGTGGGCGGGCAATGATGATGCCTTGCTGAGCATTTTCCGCCACTTCGACAGCGCCTCGGTGACCAAAGGCCTGATCGGCGATGTGCCGCAGACGATGTGGCTGTTCGACTATCCGCTGCTGGAGCGCACGTATTACCAATTGGCGGTGAATTTCGACGTGTTCGGCAATGTCTCGCACCAGGCCCAGACCCGGTTGTACTTCGACCTGATCCGTAACGGCGCCGAGCAGAACTTCCTGCGCCTGATGCCCGCCGATACCCGCGAAGACTTCCTCGACGACTGGTACCAGAACAGCGGCAAGATCAAGCTCTGGCTGGACTATGAGGCCATTGATGATGACAAGCCCACGGGTTTGCACCTGAACGAAAACGACCCGAAGCGCGACTTTGCCAACCAGTTGTTGACCCGTTATGCCAGCTTGAACGCCAGCCCGGACCCGTTTAACCGATGTGTGAGTGCGTATTGCTCGCGCAGCGGTATTGATCCGGTTTTGCAGGATGCGGAGCAGGCGTTGAGCCGCTTGACCTCACGCCCGGCCGCCGGGCTCAAGGTGATCGATCAATTGCCCGAAGCCACGATGTTGCGCATTCAAACTGCCAGCGGCAAGCGCGAGATCTACAGCCTGCTGCGCAACCGTGCCCACAGTAATGTCGCGTTTTTGCTGGGCGAAGCCTATCGCTACCAGCCGGGACTCGACACCTTGACCCTTTACCCCGGCGTACTCAGCAGTTACCCGAACTTCATGTTCAATATCCCCGCCCAGGAAGTGCCCGAGTTCGTGGCTGAAATGGAGCGGGCCAAAGATGCCAATCGTTTCGAAAAGATCGTCGACCGCTGGGGCGTGCGGCGCAGTCATCCGTTGTTCTGGCAGTACTTCCACGATCTGTCGCAGTACCTCCACGAAGTCGCGCCCGTGGAAGAGGGTGTGTTGGACATGAACCGTTATGAGAACCTATAA
- a CDS encoding acyltransferase family protein, which translates to MLISVQFLRALAAWLVVGHHFMQLFFNFEVHNALEYLFVEKGGAGVDVFFVISGLVIFLATADKALTPWRFMLMRVARIAPAYWFYTLLLALLTLAVPSMFPDVQLALGHVLLSLLFIPAQHPAGYGVYPLLDVGWTLNFEMLFYGLFAVALWVRGDYRLWVVAVLLYLVCYLIGPALDLADGFYSNDIVLEFLMGIVIGMLYRRGLCRVRAWVPLLGIVVACVMFYHGADVPRALEWGVPSAILVISCVALEPYFHGSRVLKLMGDCSYSVYLIHVLVLCAGLWVVKRTGIDPYAMLPVCIVLTALCAFASYQWLEKSTYRTLKRWFGIDDPAVLSRQKY; encoded by the coding sequence ATGTTGATTTCAGTGCAGTTTCTTCGCGCCTTGGCTGCGTGGCTGGTGGTGGGTCATCACTTTATGCAGCTGTTTTTCAACTTTGAGGTGCACAACGCGCTGGAGTACCTGTTCGTCGAAAAAGGCGGCGCAGGGGTGGATGTGTTCTTTGTCATCAGCGGCCTGGTGATCTTCCTTGCGACCGCAGACAAAGCCCTGACACCTTGGCGTTTCATGCTCATGCGCGTGGCACGGATCGCGCCGGCGTATTGGTTCTATACCTTGCTGCTGGCCCTGCTCACCCTGGCTGTGCCCTCGATGTTCCCCGATGTTCAACTCGCGCTGGGCCATGTGCTCCTGTCGTTGCTCTTTATCCCTGCCCAACACCCGGCAGGCTACGGCGTCTATCCGCTGCTGGATGTCGGCTGGACCCTGAACTTCGAGATGCTGTTCTATGGCCTGTTCGCCGTCGCCTTGTGGGTTCGTGGGGACTATCGGTTGTGGGTGGTGGCCGTGCTGTTGTACCTGGTGTGCTACCTCATCGGTCCCGCCCTGGACTTGGCCGACGGTTTTTACAGCAATGATATTGTCCTGGAGTTTCTTATGGGTATCGTCATCGGCATGCTGTATCGCCGCGGCCTTTGCCGGGTCAGGGCGTGGGTGCCGTTGCTGGGGATTGTGGTGGCGTGTGTGATGTTTTATCACGGGGCGGATGTGCCCCGTGCATTGGAGTGGGGCGTGCCCAGCGCGATCCTGGTCATCAGTTGCGTGGCACTGGAGCCTTACTTCCATGGCTCACGCGTGTTGAAACTGATGGGGGACTGCTCTTACTCGGTGTATCTGATCCACGTGCTGGTTCTGTGCGCTGGGCTGTGGGTGGTCAAGCGTACGGGAATAGATCCCTATGCGATGCTGCCTGTTTGCATTGTATTAACAGCGCTTTGCGCCTTTGCGAGCTATCAATGGCTGGAAAAGTCGACCTATCGCACGCTCAAGCGTTGGTTCGGCATTGATGATCCCGCAGTCCTTTCCCGACAAAAATACTAG
- the metH gene encoding methionine synthase, with the protein MSDRSARLQSLHQALKERILILDGGMGTMIQSYKLEEQDYRGKRFADWPSDVKGNNDLLVITRPDVIGGIEKAYLDAGADILETNTFNATRVSMADYGMEELAYELNVEGARLARKVADAKTLETPAKPRFVAGVLGPTSRTCSLSPDVNNPGYRNVTFDELVENYTEATKGLIEGGADLILIETIFDTLNAKAAIFAVQGVFEELNIELPIMISGTITDASGRTLSGQTTEAFWNSVSHAKPISVGLNCALGASELRPYLEELSNKASTHVSAHPNAGLPNEFGEYDELPSETAKVIEEFAQSGFLNIVGGCCGTTPGHIEAIAKAVAGYAPRQIPDIPKACRLSGLEPFTIDRSSLFVNVGERTNITGSARFARLIREDNYTEALEVALQQVEAGAQVIDINMDEGMLDSKKAMVTFLNLIAGEPDISRVPIMIDSSKWEVIEAGLKCIQGKGIVNSISMKEGVEQFIHHAKLCKRYGAAVVVMAFDEAGQADTEARKKEICKRSYDILVNEVGFPPEDIIFDPNIFAVATGIEEHNNYAVDFINACAYIRDELPYALTSGGVSNVSFSFRGNNPVREAIHSVFLLYAIRNGLTMGIVNAGQLEIYDQIPAELRDAVEDVVLNRTPEGTDALLAIADKYKGDGSVKEAETEEWRGWPVNKRLEHALVKGITTHIVDDTEESRQSFARPIEVIEGPLMSGMNIVGDLFGAGKMFLPQVVKSARVMKQAVAHLIPFIELEKGDKPEAKGKILMATVKGDVHDIGKNIVGVVLGCNGYDIVDLGVMVPAEKILQVAKEQKCDIIGLSGLITPSLDEMVHVAREMQRQDFHLPLMIGGATTSKAHTAVKIEPKYSNDAVIYVTDASRAVGVATQLLSKELKAGFVEKTRLEYIDVRERTSNRSARTERLSYPAAIAKKPQFDWSNYTPAKPTFTGSRVLDNIDLKVLAEYIDWTPFFISWDLAGKFPRILTDEVVGEAATALYADAQEMLAKLIDEKLISARAVFGFWPTNQVQDDDLEVYGDDGQPIAQLHHLRQQIIKTDGKPNFSLADFVAPKDSGVTDYIGGFITTAGIGAEEVAKAYQDAGDDYNSIMVKALADRLAEACAEWLHQQVRKDYWGYARDEQLDNEALIKEQYSGIRPAPGYPACPDHTEKAQLFQLLDPEAREMQAGRSGVFLTEHYAMFPAAAVSGWYFAHPQAQYFAVGKVDKDQVTSYTARKGQELAVTERWLAPNLGYDN; encoded by the coding sequence ATGTCCGATCGTAGCGCTCGTCTGCAATCCCTTCACCAAGCCCTCAAGGAACGTATCCTGATCCTCGATGGCGGTATGGGCACGATGATCCAGAGCTACAAGCTGGAAGAACAGGACTACCGTGGCAAACGCTTCGCGGACTGGCCAAGTGACGTCAAGGGAAACAACGATTTGCTGGTGATCACCCGTCCGGACGTGATCGGCGGTATTGAAAAAGCCTACCTGGATGCCGGTGCCGACATCCTCGAAACCAACACCTTCAATGCCACTCGCGTTTCCATGGCCGATTACGGCATGGAAGAACTGGCCTACGAGCTCAACGTAGAAGGCGCTCGCCTGGCGCGCAAGGTCGCTGATGCCAAGACCCTGGAAACCCCGGCCAAGCCGCGTTTCGTGGCTGGCGTGCTCGGCCCGACCAGCCGTACGTGCTCGCTGTCGCCCGACGTGAACAACCCCGGCTACCGCAACGTGACCTTTGATGAACTGGTGGAAAACTACACCGAAGCCACCAAAGGCCTGATCGAGGGCGGCGCCGACCTGATCCTGATCGAGACCATCTTCGACACCCTCAATGCCAAGGCGGCGATCTTCGCCGTGCAGGGTGTGTTTGAAGAGCTGAATATCGAACTGCCGATCATGATCTCCGGCACCATCACCGACGCCTCCGGCCGCACCCTGTCGGGCCAGACCACTGAAGCGTTCTGGAACTCCGTCAGCCACGCCAAGCCGATTTCCGTGGGCCTCAACTGCGCCTTGGGCGCCAGCGAACTGCGCCCGTACCTGGAAGAGTTGTCGAACAAAGCCAGCACCCATGTGTCCGCGCACCCCAACGCCGGCCTTCCCAACGAATTCGGTGAGTACGACGAACTGCCGTCGGAAACCGCCAAGGTCATCGAAGAGTTCGCCCAAAGCGGCTTCCTCAACATTGTCGGCGGCTGCTGCGGCACCACACCCGGCCACATCGAAGCGATTGCCAAGGCCGTGGCCGGTTATGCGCCGCGCCAGATCCCGGACATCCCCAAGGCCTGCCGCCTGTCGGGCCTGGAGCCGTTCACGATTGATCGCAGCTCGTTGTTCGTCAACGTCGGCGAGCGCACCAACATCACCGGTTCCGCGCGTTTCGCCCGCCTGATCCGTGAAGACAACTACACCGAAGCCCTGGAAGTCGCCTTGCAGCAGGTGGAAGCCGGCGCCCAGGTGATCGACATCAACATGGACGAGGGCATGCTCGATTCGAAGAAGGCCATGGTGACCTTCCTCAATCTGATTGCCGGCGAGCCGGACATCTCTCGCGTGCCGATCATGATCGACTCCTCCAAGTGGGAAGTGATCGAGGCCGGCCTGAAGTGCATCCAGGGCAAGGGCATCGTCAACTCAATCAGCATGAAGGAAGGCGTCGAGCAGTTCATTCACCACGCCAAGCTGTGCAAGCGCTATGGCGCCGCCGTGGTGGTGATGGCGTTCGACGAAGCCGGCCAGGCCGACACCGAAGCGCGCAAGAAAGAGATCTGCAAACGCTCCTACGACATCCTGGTGAATGAAGTCGGCTTCCCGCCGGAAGACATCATCTTCGACCCGAACATCTTCGCGGTCGCCACCGGTATCGAAGAGCACAACAACTACGCCGTCGACTTTATCAACGCCTGTGCCTATATCCGTGACGAGCTGCCGTATGCGCTGACCTCCGGCGGCGTGTCCAACGTGTCGTTCTCGTTCCGTGGCAACAACCCGGTGCGTGAGGCGATCCACTCGGTGTTCCTGCTGTACGCGATCCGCAACGGCCTGACCATGGGTATCGTCAACGCCGGCCAGTTGGAGATCTACGACCAGATCCCGGCCGAGCTGCGTGACGCCGTGGAAGACGTGGTGCTCAACCGCACCCCGGAAGGCACCGACGCGCTCCTCGCCATCGCCGACAAGTACAAAGGCGACGGCAGCGTCAAGGAAGCCGAGACCGAAGAATGGCGCGGCTGGCCGGTCAACAAACGTCTGGAACATGCGCTGGTCAAGGGCATCACCACCCACATCGTCGACGACACCGAGGAATCCCGGCAGTCATTCGCGCGCCCGATCGAAGTGATCGAAGGCCCGCTGATGTCCGGCATGAACATCGTCGGCGACCTGTTCGGCGCCGGCAAAATGTTCCTGCCCCAGGTGGTGAAATCCGCCCGTGTGATGAAGCAGGCCGTGGCCCACTTGATTCCGTTCATCGAACTGGAAAAAGGCGACAAGCCGGAAGCCAAGGGCAAGATCCTGATGGCCACCGTGAAAGGCGACGTGCACGACATCGGCAAGAACATCGTCGGCGTGGTGCTGGGGTGCAACGGCTATGACATCGTCGACCTCGGCGTGATGGTGCCGGCGGAGAAGATCCTGCAGGTGGCCAAGGAGCAGAAATGCGACATCATCGGGCTGTCAGGCCTGATCACGCCGTCCCTGGACGAGATGGTGCATGTCGCCCGTGAGATGCAGCGCCAGGACTTCCACCTGCCGCTGATGATCGGTGGCGCCACCACCTCCAAGGCGCACACGGCGGTGAAAATCGAGCCCAAGTACAGCAACGACGCGGTGATCTACGTGACCGACGCCTCGCGCGCCGTGGGCGTGGCCACGCAATTGCTGTCCAAGGAACTCAAGGCCGGTTTCGTCGAGAAAACCCGCCTGGAATACATCGACGTGCGTGAGCGCACCTCGAACCGCAGCGCGCGGACCGAACGCCTGAGCTACCCGGCGGCCATCGCCAAGAAGCCACAGTTCGACTGGAGCAACTACACCCCGGCCAAACCGACGTTCACCGGCTCCAGGGTGCTGGACAATATCGACCTCAAGGTGCTGGCCGAGTACATCGATTGGACCCCGTTCTTTATCTCCTGGGACTTGGCCGGCAAATTCCCACGCATCCTTACCGATGAAGTCGTGGGTGAAGCGGCCACCGCGTTGTACGCCGACGCCCAGGAAATGCTCGCCAAGCTGATCGACGAAAAGCTCATCAGCGCCCGCGCGGTATTCGGCTTCTGGCCGACCAACCAGGTGCAGGATGATGACCTGGAAGTCTACGGCGACGACGGCCAGCCGATTGCCCAACTGCATCACCTGCGTCAACAGATCATCAAGACCGACGGCAAGCCGAACTTCTCCCTAGCCGACTTCGTGGCGCCAAAAGACAGCGGTGTAACCGACTACATCGGTGGTTTCATCACCACCGCCGGCATCGGTGCCGAAGAAGTCGCCAAGGCCTACCAGGACGCTGGCGACGACTACAACTCAATCATGGTCAAGGCCCTGGCCGACCGCCTGGCCGAAGCCTGCGCCGAGTGGCTGCACCAACAAGTCCGTAAGGACTACTGGGGTTACGCCAGGGACGAGCAACTGGATAACGAAGCGCTGATCAAGGAGCAATACAGCGGCATCCGCCCTGCCCCGGGCTACCCCGCGTGCCCGGATCACACCGAGAAAGCCCAACTGTTCCAACTGCTCGATCCCGAGGCCCGCGAAATGCAGGCCGGCCGCAGCGGCGTATTCCTCACCGAGCACTACGCGATGTTTCCGGCGGCAGCCGTCAGCGGCTGGTACTTCGCCCATCCGCAGGCGCAGTACTTTGCCGTGGGTAAGGTCGACAAGGACCAGGTGACGAGCTACACCGCACGCAAAGGCCAGGAGCTTGCTGTGACTGAACGCTGGCTGGCGCCGAACCTGGGTTACGACAACTGA
- the nfuA gene encoding Fe-S biogenesis protein NfuA → MTAITITDAAHDYLADLLSKQNTPGIGIRVFITQPGTQYAETCIAYCKPGEEKPEDTALGLKSFTAYIDAFSEAFLDDAVVDYATDRMGGQLTIKAPNAKVPNVNADSPVNERINYYLQTEINPGLASHGGQVSLIDVVDDGIAVLKFGGGCQGCGQADVTLREGIERTLLERVPELKGVRDVTDHTQKENAYY, encoded by the coding sequence ATGACTGCCATAACCATTACCGACGCCGCCCACGATTACCTGGCTGACCTGCTGTCCAAGCAGAACACCCCAGGTATCGGTATTCGCGTCTTTATCACCCAACCCGGCACCCAATACGCCGAGACTTGCATTGCCTACTGCAAGCCAGGGGAAGAGAAGCCTGAAGACACCGCCCTGGGGCTGAAAAGCTTCACCGCGTACATCGACGCCTTCAGCGAAGCCTTCCTCGACGACGCCGTGGTCGACTACGCCACCGATCGCATGGGCGGCCAACTGACCATCAAGGCGCCGAACGCCAAGGTGCCGAACGTCAACGCTGATAGCCCGGTGAACGAGCGTATCAACTACTACCTGCAAACCGAGATCAACCCGGGCCTGGCCAGCCACGGCGGCCAGGTCAGTCTGATCGACGTGGTGGATGACGGCATTGCCGTGCTCAAGTTTGGCGGCGGCTGCCAAGGCTGCGGCCAGGCGGACGTGACCCTGCGCGAAGGCATCGAGCGCACCCTGCTGGAGCGTGTCCCAGAGCTCAAGGGTGTACGTGACGTGACCGACCACACGCAGAAAGAAAACGCCTACTACTGA